In Brassica napus cultivar Da-Ae chromosome A1 unlocalized genomic scaffold, Da-Ae chrA01_Random_11, whole genome shotgun sequence, the DNA window TGGTCTCTCATGCGTCCGTTTCTCGAAAGGCGTGATGCTTTGCCAGAAACTGGTCAGGGGGTCGAAGAGGCTGCACTGGCAATAAAAGACTTAGTCTCTCTGATCAATAAAGAGaaactaccttctgcttctggTATGGTCTCTAGAAGAACTTGTCCGGACTTTGTAAATGCAGCTGACGTGGATTTGTCCGGTTCAAGGCCTGTTCTTGAGCTCCCGTGTGGTTTAACTGAAGATTCTTCTATAACATTTGTTGGTGTTCCTGATGAACATTCGAGAAGCTTCCAGATTCACCTCCTAGGCTCAGGCGTCTTGCGTTATGATGTGAACTTCTCTAAGCAATCCATAGTGCAAAACACGTGGACAGAAAGGTCCGGGTGGGGAGAGGAAGTGAGATGTCCAAGTCATGGAACATTTAAGAATTATATTGTAGTTGATGAGCTTCCTCTGTGCAACGAACAGACAAGTAGAATCACTTTGGATGATTTTCCATTTCTCAAAGGGAGTCCCTTCACTGCAACATTGTGGTTTGGATTAGAAGGTTTTCATATGACTGTTAACGGGCGGCACGAGACTTCATTTCCTTACAGGGAGGTAAAGAATGACTCTACAAAGTCTTTGCAGAAGCTTGAGCCGTGGTTAGTTAGTGCTGTGAAAGTCTCAGGTGGTCTGAAACTGTTATCTGCTTCAGCCACAAGGCTGCCTGTTCCTGATGAGAATCATTCTTCTTTAGCCATAGAAGAGAAGCTGAAAGCTCCATCTCTTTCCGGGACAAGGATAACATTGCTGGTTGGTGTTTTCTCCACTGGAAATAACTTTAAGAGACGTATGGCATTGAGAAGGTCTTGGATGCAATATGAGGCAGTAAGATCTGGAGAAGTTGCTGTTCGGTTTCTCATTGGCCTTGTAAGTACTTCTGCAAGTCAACgttttctctctgtttttttttgggtacaTTTCTTAGCAATAACTTGGTGTTTTTTGGGTTTAGCACACTAATGAGCAAGTCAATttagagatgtggagagaagcTAAAGCATATGGTGATATTCAGTTTATGCCTTTTGTTGATTACTATGGTTTACTTAGCTTGAAAACAATTGCGCTTTGCATTCTTGGGGTAAGTTGCTACTTACACAATGCATTAGAGTGAGATAATCTTTTTAATGCTTCTCCATTTTGATACAGACCAAAGTCATTCCAGCAAAATACATAATGAAGACAGACGATGATGCCTTTGTTCGGATCGATGAACTGTTATTGAGTCTAAAGGACA includes these proteins:
- the LOC106352856 gene encoding hydroxyproline O-galactosyltransferase GALT3 isoform X1, translating into MMMQSMSMVKLKFGFTSVRTRNLSAGISVMVLTLILIILQPGHKLTKKNQTVDEFDIEEESTVVQKPHLITMEDLDYLFSNSSFYKEEDESNVFLAWSLMRPFLERRDALPETGQGVEEAALAIKDLVSLINKEKLPSASGMVSRRTCPDFVNAADVDLSGSRPVLELPCGLTEDSSITFVGVPDEHSRSFQIHLLGSGVLRYDVNFSKQSIVQNTWTERSGWGEEVRCPSHGTFKNYIVVDELPLCNEQTSRITLDDFPFLKGSPFTATLWFGLEGFHMTVNGRHETSFPYREVKNDSTKSLQKLEPWLVSAVKVSGGLKLLSASATRLPVPDENHSSLAIEEKLKAPSLSGTRITLLVGVFSTGNNFKRRMALRRSWMQYEAVRSGEVAVRFLIGLHTNEQVNLEMWREAKAYGDIQFMPFVDYYGLLSLKTIALCILGTKVIPAKYIMKTDDDAFVRIDELLLSLKDKPSSALLYGLISFDSSPDREKGSKWYIRKEEWPLDSYPPWAHGPGYIISQDIAKFVVKGHRERDLKLFKLEDVAMGIWIQQYNQTVKRVKYMNDKRFHNSGCKPNYILVHYQTPRLLLCLWEKLQKESQSVCCE
- the LOC106352856 gene encoding hydroxyproline O-galactosyltransferase GALT3 isoform X2, coding for MMMQSMSMVKLKFGFTSVRTRNLSAGISVMVLTLILIILQPGHKLTKKNQTVDEFDIEEESTVVQKPHLITMEDLDYLFSNSSFYKEEDESNVFLAWSLMRPFLERRDALPETGQGVEEAALAIKDLVSLINKEKLPSASGMVSRRTCPDFVNAADVDLSGSRPVLELPCGLTEDSSITFVGVPDEHSRSFQIHLLGSGVLRYDVNFSKQSIVQNTWTERSGWGEEVRCPSHGTFKNYIVVDELPLCNEQTSRITLDDFPFLKGSPFTATLWFGLEGFHMTVNGRHETSFPYREVKNDSTKSLQKLEPWLVSAVKVSGGLKLLSASATRLPVPDENHSSLAIEEKLKAPSLSGTRITLLVGVFSTGNNFKRRMALRRSWMQYEAVRSGEVAVRFLIGLHTNEQVNLEMWREAKAYGDIQFMPFVDYYGLLSLKTIALCILGTKVIPAKYIMKTDDDAFVRIDELLLSLKDKPSSALLYGLISFDSSPDREKGSKWYIRKEEWPLDSYPPWAHGPGYIISQDIAKFVVKGHRERDLKLEDVAMGIWIQQYNQTVKRVKYMNDKRFHNSGCKPNYILVHYQTPRLLLCLWEKLQKESQSVCCE